The Acidovorax sp. RAC01 genomic sequence ACGTTACGCGCAACCCGAACGGCACCATCCAGTCGCCGCGCGTTTCCAGCCGCACCAACAGCGCCAGCGTGGGCGTGGCCTTCAACCTGCCGCTGTTTGCCGGTTTCTCGGTGCAAAACCGCATCCGCGAAACCCTGGCGCTGGAAGAAAAAGCCACCGCCGACCTCGAAACGACGCGCCGCAATGTGGCCCAGTCCACCCGCGCCGCGTTCTTTGGCGTGCAGTCGGGCAAGGGCCAGGTGCAGGCGCTGGAAGCTGCCGAGGCCTCCAGCCAGAGCGCGCTGGACGCCAACCGCCTGGGCTACCAGGTGGGCGTGCGCATCAACATCGATGTGCTCAACGCCCAGAGCCAGCTGTTCCAGACCAAGCGCGACCTGGCCCAGGCGCGCTACAACGTGCTGCTGGGCACGCTGCGCCTGCGCCAGGCCGCAGGTACGCTGAGCCAGCAGGACATCGAAGCGATTAACGCGCTGCTGGTCAAGTAGGCGCGGCTGCCGGGTACCCGCCGGCTCGGGGCGGCAGCATTCATACCAAAAAACCGCCTGGCAGCGATTGCGCCAGGCGGTTTTTTTATGCCTCAGGGTGAACGTGCGGGTTGCATGCGCCCCATGGCAACGAAGACAACCCTGGGTGGATCAATCCGCCGTCAGCTTGCGCTCCTTGATGATGGTCGCCCATTGGGTCGATTCCTTCTTCATGAACGCCGTGAGCTCGGCACGCGTGGTGGGCTGGGGCGTCAGGCCATGCTTGTTCAGCGCCTCTTTCACGCCGACATCGTTCAGCACCTTCACGATCTCCTGGTTCCAGCGGTCCAGCAGCGGCGCAGGCGTCTTGCCCGGCGCCACAAAGGCGTACCAGTTGAGTGCCTCAAAGCCCGGGAAACCCGCTTCGGCCACCGTAGGAATGTTGGGCATGTACGAAGGCCGCGAGAGGCCCGTGGTGGCCAGCGGAATCAGCTTGCCGGTTTCGATGTGGGGCAATGCGGTGGGCGGCGCAGCAAAGTACGAGGTCACGCGCTCGCCCAGCAAATCCTGCAGCGCAGGGGCGCCGCCCTTGTAGGGTACGTGTGTCATGTCGATGCCCGCGCGCTGGTTGAACAGCTCGCCCGCCAGGTGCGATGCCGATCCTGCGCCGGTGGAGGCAAAGTCCACGCTGCCCGGCTTCTTCTTGGACAGCTGCACGAATTCCGCAAGGGTCTTGGCGCCCGCTGCCTTGTGCACCACCAGCACGTTCGGAAAGTTCACGCCGCCTGAAATGGCCGCCAGATCCTTGAAGGGGTCGTACGGGAGCTTCATCAGGTGCGGTGCAATGGTGAGCGGCCCCACCGAACCGAGCAGCAGCACCGAACCATCGGGTGCTGCCCCGGCCACGAACTGGTGCGCGATGTTGCCACCTGCCCCGCCCTTGTTGTCCACCACCACCGACTGGCCGATGTTCTCGCCCAGCTTCTTGGCAATCAGCCTTGCCGCTGCGTCGGCCGCGCCACCGGCGGCAAAGCCCACCACCAGCGTCACTGGCTTCCTGGGCGGAAAGTCTTGCGCCGCAGCGCCGAAAGCCAGGGGCAAGGCCGCCAGCGCCAGAGCGCATTGCAGCCGGGTTCGCTTGGGGTTCATGGGGTCTCCTTCTCGTGGGTTGTGTGGGGGTGCAAGGGTGTGGGGGATCAGTCGGAACCGAGCCCGATGGGGTTGGGCTGGCGCTTTTCCACCGCGTGGCGCAGCAGCGATGCGGTGCGAAAAATGCCGTGCGCAAACTTGCCGTAGGGCAGCGTGGCAAACAGTGCCATCACCGCGCCCAGGTGCAGGCACAGCAGCAGCGGTAACGCCGCACTGCCCCGGGCGGCCCACAGGGCCAGGCCGCTGGTGGCGGTCAGGAACAGCAGGGCAATGAACGCGCGGTCCATGGGCTTTTGCGCCGCGTCGCCCTGCGCGGGGTGGCGGCGCAGGTTCAGCCGCCACAGGCCGGCCGTGCCAATGGCCAGGCTCACGCCGCCCACACCGCCCAGCAGCTTCGGAAGACTGGGCAGGTCGTACGGCGCAGGCACATCCAGCAGGTAGTGGTACAGCGTGGCCACGCTGGTGGCCGCAAAGCACAGCATGAAACCGTAGAACGTGAGGTGGTGCATGCGCCGGCGCGACAGGGTGTACGCGTCGTCCTCGTTGTGGCAACCGTCGCCGTGGCCGCCGTCCAGGTATTTCAGGCGCAGCACCGCATCGGTGGCCTCTACCGTGGCGGGCGTGCTCAGCGGCGCGCCGCTGGTCGCGGGCGTCACGTCGCGCCAGAAGCGGCGCACGCCCAGGCCCAGGGCCAGCACGGCAAACAGGAACACGGGGGCAAACAGGCCCACCAGCAGGTTGTGCGGGAAGATGCCGTAGAAGCCACCCACAGGCGCCTGCCACAGCGCGCCCAGGCCCTGGCCCTTGAGCGCCACGGCCAGCACCATGAACAGCGTGAGCCCTGCCACCAGCGCCAGCGCCAGGGTCAACCCGTTGCGCTGGTACAGCGCGCCCAGCGCCGGCGGCCAGGCGTAGTCGGCATAGGTTTGCCCACGCACCTGGGCCATGGCCTGCGGTACGTTGACGGCAAATTCATGGGGCGGGGCGTACTGGCAGGCGTGCAGGCAGGCACCGCAGTTGTGGCACAGGTTGGCAATGAAGTGGATGTCGGCCTTGCCAAACTCCAGCCGCCGCGTCATGGCCGGGAACACGGCGCAAAAGCCTTCGCAGTAGCGGCAGGCGTTGCAGATCTGCAGCTGGCGGGCCACTTCGGTCTCGGGCGCACTCAGCACCATGTCGCCGTTCGCCAGCGCCCGGGCGTCGCGGGTGAGCGCTTCAAGCGTTTGCATGGTTTGCTCCTGATTGAATAGCTATTGAGGCAATACCATCAAGCGGTAAGCCCGTTTTTGATGCCAAAGCGGCGCGAGCCGCCTGTGTGCCCGCAATGCGGCCGAACGCCGTGCCGATACTCATGCCCACGCCAGCCGTGTAGCCCTTGCCCAGCACGTTGCCGGCCATCATTTCGCCGGCCACAAACAGGTTGGGGCTGGGCTGGTTGTTGAAGCGCACCGCGGCGGTGTCGTCGGTGAGCAGGCCCAGGTAGGTGAAGGTGACGCCGGGCTTGAGCGCGTAACCGTAGAACGGCCCGGTGTCGATGGGCCGGGCCCAGTGCGTCTTGGCGGGCGTCACGCCTTCGGTGTGGCAGTCGTCCAGCGCGGTGTGGTCAAACGTGCCCACGCGGCAGGCGGCGTTGTAGTCGTTCAGCGAACGCATGAAGGTGTCCACCGGCAGGCCCAGCTTTTGCGCCAGCTCGGGCAGCGTGTCGGCCTTGACGCCCGGAAACACCGGCGGCATGAAGCGGCCAATGGCCTTGCTGTCGATGATCGAGTAACCAATCTGCCCCGGCTGCTGCGCCACCAGGCGGCCCCAGATGGCGTAGCGCTTGGGCCAGAAATCCTCGCCCTCGTCATAAAAGCGCTCACCCTGGCGGTTGACCACCACGCCGAGCGACACGCAGTCGATGCGCGTGCAGATGCCGCCGTCGTACAGCGGCGCGCGCGCATCGATGGCCACCATGTGCGCCTGCGTGGGGTCGCCAATGCGGTCGGCGCCGTGGTCGTCAAGCAGGTGCTTGAGCAACAC encodes the following:
- a CDS encoding Bug family tripartite tricarboxylate transporter substrate binding protein, which produces MNPKRTRLQCALALAALPLAFGAAAQDFPPRKPVTLVVGFAAGGAADAAARLIAKKLGENIGQSVVVDNKGGAGGNIAHQFVAGAAPDGSVLLLGSVGPLTIAPHLMKLPYDPFKDLAAISGGVNFPNVLVVHKAAGAKTLAEFVQLSKKKPGSVDFASTGAGSASHLAGELFNQRAGIDMTHVPYKGGAPALQDLLGERVTSYFAAPPTALPHIETGKLIPLATTGLSRPSYMPNIPTVAEAGFPGFEALNWYAFVAPGKTPAPLLDRWNQEIVKVLNDVGVKEALNKHGLTPQPTTRAELTAFMKKESTQWATIIKERKLTAD
- the tcuB gene encoding tricarballylate utilization 4Fe-4S protein TcuB, producing MQTLEALTRDARALANGDMVLSAPETEVARQLQICNACRYCEGFCAVFPAMTRRLEFGKADIHFIANLCHNCGACLHACQYAPPHEFAVNVPQAMAQVRGQTYADYAWPPALGALYQRNGLTLALALVAGLTLFMVLAVALKGQGLGALWQAPVGGFYGIFPHNLLVGLFAPVFLFAVLALGLGVRRFWRDVTPATSGAPLSTPATVEATDAVLRLKYLDGGHGDGCHNEDDAYTLSRRRMHHLTFYGFMLCFAATSVATLYHYLLDVPAPYDLPSLPKLLGGVGGVSLAIGTAGLWRLNLRRHPAQGDAAQKPMDRAFIALLFLTATSGLALWAARGSAALPLLLCLHLGAVMALFATLPYGKFAHGIFRTASLLRHAVEKRQPNPIGLGSD
- the tcuA gene encoding FAD-dependent tricarballylate dehydrogenase TcuA, whose product is MHPDVLVIGGGNAALCAALMAREAGASVLLLESAPREWRGGNSGHTRNLRCMHDAPQDVLVDAYPEEEFWQDLLKVTGGLTNEHLARLVIRESGTCRDWMRSHGVHFQPPLSGALHVARTNAFFMGGGKALVNAYYRSAEKLGVQIRYESPVDRIEIDDGRFVAAHCKGERITAQSCVLAAGGFESNREWLREAWGQNERGEWPADNFLIRGTAYNRGVLLKHLLDDHGADRIGDPTQAHMVAIDARAPLYDGGICTRIDCVSLGVVVNRQGERFYDEGEDFWPKRYAIWGRLVAQQPGQIGYSIIDSKAIGRFMPPVFPGVKADTLPELAQKLGLPVDTFMRSLNDYNAACRVGTFDHTALDDCHTEGVTPAKTHWARPIDTGPFYGYALKPGVTFTYLGLLTDDTAAVRFNNQPSPNLFVAGEMMAGNVLGKGYTAGVGMSIGTAFGRIAGTQAARAALASKTGLPLDGIASIAIQSGANHANA